The genomic DNA aacaaaatcatacatatacatatatatatatatatggttaataataaaaattcaacgACCACaacattcaaaacaaatatGCAAAACAATTGGACTTTGTTGAAAATCAGGTTCCCAAGAACAAACCCTTCATCAAGTTCAACATCTCTTGAAACTCCTTCGAATTCTCAACTTCGCTGCGGGGCCCACCATTCTCAATCTCTCTGATCTCTTCTTCTAAACTCCACAAGCTAAACGGGTCTCTGGAAACGGGTTCAAAACCCGCACCCGATCCGCTTTCTTTGCGGATCCTCAGGATCCGCTTCTCCACAACCCGACCCGACCACGCCACGACGCGTTTCAACCCGATAACCCGCTGCTCCGAAGCCGCCACGATCGCCGCCGCGCCCTCATCGTCCTCCCAGCACCGCCTCTCCGCCCACGACCGGAGCATCACCGCCATCCGCTCAAGCGTCGCGAGCCGTCGGAGCGTGATCCGGGATTGATCTGGGTCCGGCGTAGCCGCGTCGATCGCGGATTCGAACCGGCTTGCTGCCTCCTCCACGCGCTCGATTTGGTGGGCTAGGGTTTCGGCGAGCTCGTCAAGGAAGGAGGCGGTGGTTGTGTTGGCCACTGCAGCGGCGGACTTGGCGGCGGATATCGCGGTGATGACGCCGATGAAGGACCGAGAAACATCGACGGCTGCGGCGAGCGAGTTCATGGAATCGTTGGTGAATAAAAGACTCGGTttgatctctctctcttcttcatttttttaattatttattatatatagtgtTCTTGAGATTCGGGTTTGATTAGGATTCAATCTCGTCCGTCCGATTTTGTTTTAAGCTGATGTTAAGATTAACCAAGATTAATCGCAGAACTTAACAGTAAAAATAGTAATTAAGAAGGAACTACACAtgatattacaataataataatgatgatgatgatgaacttgataacataaagataaaaaaaagagaaatttattAACGTTTCTCATTGGAAAGTGATACACAATCCAATTTTGATTAGGATTCAATCTCGTCCGTCCGATTTTGTTTTAAGCTGGTGTTAAGATTAAGTAAGATTAATCGCAGAACTTATCAGTAAAATTAGTAATTAAGAAGGAACCACACATgatataatactaataataatgaACTTGATAACATAAAGatcaaaaaagagaaatttattAACGTTTCTCATTGGAAAGTGATACACAAGATTGCAGTTATCTTTACATGAAAACCCACCCAATTTAAAGAAACCGTACAGAACTTAAAACTTAAAAGTTATGTGAGATTTTTCATGTGAACaccccaataaaaaaaaaaattaaaaaagaaaaaaccaaactCAACAAGCAGCTTCCATTGCATTGTTGAACAACACACTCAAACAGGAACTCATAAACTCATCAAAGAGTTAGATAGATGTATATaattgttaatcattttctcatattattattattattattagttccTTAGTTTTTCAGCAGAAAAAGAGCTGGTTCTGATTTTGCTGCACAACCAAACTTGAACGTACTGTATTTTCTGTGAACACCGGTCAGTCTTCCAATTCCTGCTTTTTGATGAAAGTTCACCATCATTTTTGAGCATTCTCTGCAGGAATTAAGCAATTCTCAGAAACAGAAACAATTTTTGAAGAGATTTGAGAttaaatgaatgaaagtatgTAACTAACGTGAGTTGTTCTTCTGAGTAACAAGTGTGCAGTTCACTAGTTTTGGTCCAATGCTGGAATCCTCTCAATGTACATTGTGCGGTATAGACTGCTGCGGCAGCTAGCAGCGAGGGTCGGAACCGAAGCATTTCGTATTCGATAAGGCAGAGCTCAATGATGAAGAATGAGAGTAGTTccaactaattcaattcaatgcatgaaaatacatgtttcagtaaaacaaaacaatatcGATGATCAACGATTAGGCAAAAGAAAAGACTAGTGAAATTTACCTTTTTGTCAGACTCTGCTGCCTTGAGGTACCTTCTCATGAAAACATAAGGAGTAGGCACAGACAAGTTGAAATGCAAAGTGTTTACAATCAGCTTCTCCTGCATGTCAGCGGTACCACCAATGTcaacattatatataattggTAGCTAACTGATGAAATGAGAAGGATTGATGGTGAGAATGCATACCATTTCAAGTACTTCAGCTCTTGTGTAAGCTCGATCGGAGAGGAGGATTAGATCCTCAACAACTGGAACAGACACTTCCTCGTATTTGCATGCAAGAAGCATGGCTGTCATTCCTACCAACTGAAGCTTCTTCCTAACCACCCTGTTTGCGGGCTAAAAAAATCGGGTCTATGATGTTCACTGTTAGATACAATGTCTCATCCATGAGCTCAAATTTATAATGTACCTGTCACATTAAAGTTCATGGTGAGTTGGAGAACAGCAATAACAGATCAAAGGAGATGTATAAAAAGCAATGCAATTGTTGTACCTCAATGAGCCAATCAATCAAGATTGATCTCATTTTCTCATTGATATCAAACTGGTTGGACATGTAGTTTGGACAGACACAACTTTGAGCCTGAGATATTTAATAACTAGTtaataatgtctccaatttgcGCCGGATGGCAACACTAAATGAAGAAGGATGCTCACCTCATTGCTCTTGTAGAAGCTATAGATTTCTTCAACATAATCAACTACCGCCAGTGGATTATTCAAGTCATTTGCATCGATGTCCGGGAGCTGCTCCTCATCGTCTTCCTCTTCTAGATCCTCCATCTCAACCTCCTTGTTGAGTTCACAGTTAGCCTGAGCAGTGAGTGAATTCACAGATTTTACTCAAGTTATACAGAAAATTAAATCCAAGAGATAAAATGTTAATGAGGATTTGGCAACAAACCACTTCTTCCATCTCATCCACCATAGGCAGTGGAATGTCATTAGCTGATCTCAAGTCATCCACATCAATGGCAGTAGAAGTCTCTGATTCATTTGTAGTCTGGACTGAAGAAATCAGTCTCTTTTGCCTCTCATTACCAATTGGCGGCAGTCTTGCACTGTTTTCCTGTTTGATTTAATAGCAATGCGGTAAAGTATTTCAGCAAATGAAATTGTTCAAGTTCATCTCAAATAAGTTATCTGAATTCCTGAAATCAAAAAGTACCTGTTGGCAAGCTTCGGATTTGTTTTGCCAATGAAGCAACAAACATTCTGGAACACAATCAATCCATCAGCAAAAAGCAAGCAATCAGGAACACAAAATCAAGCATTAGAAGAGGAATTTGTTCAAAGTTATTGCACAAACCTTGTCATCGGCCGGCGGGCAACACCACCAACATTTAAGTTTGAGTTCTTATTATCATCCACCGCAACCTTACTACAAAAACCACAGGAAGATACAAGATGAGCAACAAAGAaatcatcaaaaacaaaaacatcaagatCTCTAATGTGAAGATATAGTTTACTTCTTGTTTATAGCACAAGGATAAGGTGGTGCGCCTATTAAGTTCTTGATATCTCTCAATGCTCTCCGGTTACCACCGATGTTGTTCTGCGTTTCCGACCCAAACTTCACACCCTCCATTGGAAGACCTGATTTCAAACCCAAAACTCACACAAATCAGAACAAAATTCACAAATGGGAATAAAACGTGCGTCAAGAACACCATAAATTCTGAGAAAATCCACACAAGTACCTTGAAAACCACTAGATCTAAACAAGCCCCCACAATTCTCACCAGCAGCTCTATCCATTCCAGTCCCTACACAATCAGTACCAGAgatcaaaattttttgaaacCAAGATCACCTCTTttccatcaaaacaaacaatcaatcaatcaaacccttgaaacaaaagcacaaaaaaCTCCTCAGCCTGCAGACAAGCAGGAACCCACAGAACTAGAGCAAGAAAACTCCATTGAAGTGGCACAAATCACAATggacaacaacaacatctaTCCATTCACGATGAATTCCTATTAAATCCACTCAAATACCTTGAAAACCACTAGATCTCAATAAGCCCCCACGATTCTCACCAGCAGCTCTATCCATTCCCGTACACAGTCCCTACACACACAATCAGTCCCAAAGATCCAAAATTTCAAACCAAGATCACATCTTTTCcatcaaattaaacaacaaaacaatcaaCAAATCAAAACCTTGGAAACAAAACCCCAAAAGAAAAACCCCCCAAATCTCCTCCTGAGCTTACAGAGAAGCAGGAATCCGACCAACTAGAGCAAGAACtccatcaaatccaaacaaATCACGATCATAATCAACCCCTCCTCTCactctatctctctctttcttgcttctggatagagagagagaagaaggagaggaattcaaaaggagaaggaggaggagaagaa from Dioscorea cayenensis subsp. rotundata cultivar TDr96_F1 unplaced genomic scaffold, TDr96_F1_v2_PseudoChromosome.rev07_lg8_w22 25.fasta BLBR01001083.1, whole genome shotgun sequence includes the following:
- the LOC120255580 gene encoding cyclin-B2-2-like, which translates into the protein MDRAAGENRGGLLRSSGFQGTGMDRAAGENCGGLFRSSGFQGLPMEGVKFGSETQNNIGGNRRALRDIKNLIGAPPYPCAINKNKVAVDDNKNSNLNVGGVARRPMTRMFVASLA